In Pseudophryne corroboree isolate aPseCor3 chromosome 3, aPseCor3.hap2, whole genome shotgun sequence, a genomic segment contains:
- the LOC135054850 gene encoding oocyte zinc finger protein XlCOF7.1-like isoform X1 — protein MDKDWSHMTERLLNLTLEIIYLLTREDYTVVKKTSIDPMTPSICPCLSGGRVRTQNPIPKPPPHSLIHERDNEQKILELTNKIIQLMTGEVPIRCQDVTVYLSMEEWEYVEGHKDLYKDVFMENQQPLRSLDFTEARKISSVSQTPISPREFLTEGHGAVINIETATDEQKIDCLGDLIEEPIVCEGNYTPTCHTQYTATHIKDDSVSCDGGDLTHTDLYTPTYVTQYTSTHIMKEPASCDGGDLIHTDNYTPTYPTQYTSTHIKEEPVSCDGGDLTHTDLCTPTDHTQYTSTHIMEEPVSCEVRDLTHTDMYITTDHTQYTATHIKEEPVSCDGGDLTHTDMYTPTGHTPYTSTHIKEEPVSCDGGILTHTDNYAPTDHTQYTATHIMEESITEQAQYTSVYSEEPSNNMHQAGEKPFLCYECGKCFRRNSELLIHKRTHTGEKPFSCSVCGKCFTTYSNLAPHQRTHTGERPYSCSECGKSFVTNSNLALHQRTHTSEKPYSCSECGKCFISNSHLIRHCKIHTGDKPHACAVCGKSFITNSDLKRHFKIHLEERPYTSPEHSDYFINESGQVELQGIPTGEDPYSWSDFGKRSLSNPVLSSSRRTHRGCRPYTCSECGKCFTCKSNLSLHTRTHTGEKPFSCSVCGKCFVSNSHLIRHGRIHTGEKPFCCTECGKCFINKSDLKRHHRVHAVEKPNAAFGWQGSFSRNSRDS, from the exons ATGGACAAGGACTGGAGTCACATGACTGAGAGGTTATTAaatctcaccctggagatcatctacctgctgaccagAGAG gattacacagtagtgaagaagacctcTATTGATCCTATGACACCCAGTATATGCCCCTGTTTGTCAGGAGGACGGGTCAGGACCCAGAACCCCATCCCgaagcctccacctcactcactgatacatgagagagacaatgagcagaagatcctggaactcaccaacaagatcattcagctgatgactggagag gttcctataaggtgtcaggatgtcactgtctatctctccatggaggagtgggagtatgtAGAGGGACACAAGGATCTGTACAAGGATGTCTTTATGGAGAATCAACAGCCCCTCAGATCGCTGG ATTTTACAGAGGCTAGGAAAATATCCAGTGTATCCCAGACGCCTATTTCTCCAAGAGAATTTCTAACTGAGGGTCATGGTGCTGTTATAAATATTGAGACCGCAACAGATGAACAAAAGATTGACTGTCTTGGGGATTTAATTGAGGAACCAATTGTATGTGAAGGCAATTATACACCCACatgtcatacacagtatacagctaCTCATATTAAGGATGATTCAGTCTCCtgtgatggaggagacctcacacacactgaccTATATACTCCCACATATGttacacagtatacatctactcacATTATGAAGGAACCAGCCTCATGTGACGGAGGAGACCTCATACACACTGATAATTATACACCCACATATCCTACACAGTATACATCaactcatattaaggaggaaccagtctcatgtgatggaggagacctcacacacactgaccTATGTACTcccacagatcatacacagtatacatctactcatattatggaggaaccagtctcatgtgaggtacgggacctcacacacactgacatgtatataaccacagatcatacacagtatacagcaactcatattaaggaggaaccagtctcatgtgatggaggagacctcacacacactgacatgtatacacccacaggtcatacaccgtatacatctactcatattaaggaggaaccagtctcGTGTGATGGAGGAATTCTCACACACACTGATAATTATGCTcccacagatcatacacagtatacagctaCCCATATTATGGAGGAATCAATCACAGAGCAGGCACAGTATACATCTGTCTATTCTGAGGAGCCCAGTAACAATATGCATCAGGCAGGAGAGAAACCGTTTTTATGTTATGAGTGTGGAAAGTGTTTTAGACGGAACTCTGAGCTTCTTATACACAAAAGGACTCACACGggggagaagccgttttcctgttctgtatgcgggaaatgttttacaacctACTCGAATCTTGCCCCACACCAGAGGACTCACACGGGAGAGAGGCCTTATTCCTGCTCGGAATGCGGGAAGTCTTTTGTCACCAACTCCAACCTTGCTCTGCACCAGAGGACTCACACCAGCGAGAAGCCCTACtcttgctctgaatgcgggaaGTGTTTCATCAGTAACTCGCACCTTATTAGACACTGTAAGATTCACACAGGGGATAAACCACATGCTTGCGCTGTTTGTGGGAAATCCTTTATCACCAACTCTGATCTCAAAAGACATTTCAAAATTCATCTTGAGGAGAGACCATATACTAGCCCCGAACATAGTGACTATTTTATTAACGAATCAGGGCAGGTGGAACTGCAGGGGATACCCACAGGAGAAGATCCGTATTCTTGGTCCGACTTTGGGAAACGTTCTCTCTCTAACCCAGTCCTAAGCAGCAGCAGGAGAACCCACAGAGGCTGCCGGCCGTatacttgctctgagtgcgggaagtgCTTTACCTGTAAGTCCAATCTCTCTCTGCACACAAGGACTCACACGGGAGAAAAGCCCTTCTCTTGCTCTGTCTGCGGAAAGTGCTTTGTCAGCAACTCACATTTGATTAGACACGGAAGAATCCACACAGGCGAGAAGCCGTTCTGTTGCACTGAATGTGGCAAGTGCTTCATTAATAAGTCCGATCTAAAAAGACATCATAGGGTTCACGCCGTAGAGAAGCCAAACGCCGCATTCGGATGGCAGGGAAGTTTTAGCCGTAACTCTCGGGATAGCTGA
- the LOC135054850 gene encoding gastrula zinc finger protein XlCGF66.1-like isoform X2, translating to MDKDWSHMTERLLNLTLEIIYLLTREDYTVVKKTSIDPMTPSICPCLSGGRVRTQNPIPKPPPHSLIHERDNEQKILELTNKIIQLMTGEVPIRCQDVTVYLSMEEWEYVEGHKDLYKDVFMENQQPLRSLGQSDQRAACH from the exons ATGGACAAGGACTGGAGTCACATGACTGAGAGGTTATTAaatctcaccctggagatcatctacctgctgaccagAGAG gattacacagtagtgaagaagacctcTATTGATCCTATGACACCCAGTATATGCCCCTGTTTGTCAGGAGGACGGGTCAGGACCCAGAACCCCATCCCgaagcctccacctcactcactgatacatgagagagacaatgagcagaagatcctggaactcaccaacaagatcattcagctgatgactggagag gttcctataaggtgtcaggatgtcactgtctatctctccatggaggagtgggagtatgtAGAGGGACACAAGGATCTGTACAAGGATGTCTTTATGGAGAATCAACAGCCCCTCAGATCGCTGG ggcagagtgaccagaggGCGGCCTGTCACTGA